From the genome of Kryptolebias marmoratus isolate JLee-2015 linkage group LG19, ASM164957v2, whole genome shotgun sequence, one region includes:
- the aldh8a1 gene encoding 2-aminomuconic semialdehyde dehydrogenase — protein MQNSSEQPPLLVLENFIGGKFTPCRSHVDSYDPSTGEVHCRVPDSGKEEVDAAVDAAKEAFPDWSACSPQQRADILNKLADLIDANVEEFVRAESKDQGKTLTFARTVDIPRSAYNFRYFASSVLYHTTDCSQMEHAGCLNYTVRCPVGVAGLISPWNFPLYLLTWKIAPAVAMGNTVVAKPSEMTSVTAWLLCKLLQEAGVPPGVVNIVFGTGPRAGDALVGHPDVPLISFTGSTATARRITERSAPFCKKLSLELGGKNPALVFADADLERCVETTIRSSFYNQGEVCLCTSRIYVERSIYAEFLEKFVAAARKWKTGAPSDPSSDNGALISKEHLEKVRSFVALAKSEGATIHCGEGVDQLDLPERNRSGYFMPATVISGVADGSRVMQEEIFGPVTCVSPFDTEDEAVARGNGVRYGLSATVWSRDVGRVHRVAQRLQAGVIWTNCWLVRDLNLPFGGLKSSGVGREGGKDSYHFFTEVKSITIKH, from the exons ATGCAGAACAGCTCGGAACAGCCCCCTCTTCTGGTCCTGGAGAACTTCATCGGAGGGAAGTTCACCCCCTGTAGGAGCCACGTGGACTCCTACGACCCCTCCACCGGAGAGGTCCACTGCAGGGTACCGGACAGCGGCAAGGAGGAG GTGGACGCGGCGGTGGACGCGGCCAAAGAGGCCTTCCCCGACTGGTCGGCCTGCAGTCCGCAGCAGCGGGCCGACATCCTCAACAAGCTGGCTGATCTGATCGACGCCAACGTGGAGGAGTTCGTCCGAGCCGAGTCCAAGGACCAAG GTAAAACCCTGACGTTTGCTCGGACGGTGGACATCCCTCGATCTGCGTACAACTTCCGCTACTTCGCCTCGTCCGTGCTGTACCACACCACCGACTGCAGCCAGATGGAGCACGCCGGCTGCCTGAACTACACCGTCCGCTGCCCCGTGGGCGTGG CTGGTCTCATCAGCCCCTGGAACTTCCCCCTGTATCTGCTGACGTGGAAGATCGCGCCGGCCGTCGCCATGGGCAACACGGTGGTGGCCAAACCCAGCGAGATGACCTCCGTGACGGCGTGGTTGCTCTGCAAGTTGCTGCAGGAGGCCG GCGTCCCCCCGGGCGTGGTCAACATCGTGTTCGGCACCGGACCCCGAGCAGGCGACGCCCTGGTCGGCCACCCGGACGTCCCGCTCATCTCCTTCACCGGCTCCACGGCGACGGCCCGGCGCATCACCGAGCGCAGCGCCCCCTTCTGTAAGAAGCTCTCCCTGGAGCTGGGAGGGAAAAACCCGGCGCTGGTTTTCGCCGACGCAGACCTGGAGCGCTGCGTGGAGACGACCATCCGCTCCAGCTTTTACAACCAG GGAGAAGTCTGCTTGTGCACCAGCAGGATTTACGTGGAGAGGAGCATTTACGCTGAGTTTCTGGAGAAGTTTGTGGCGGCCGCCAGGAAGTGGAAGACCGGCGCTCCGTCCGACCCCAGCAGCGACAACGGAGCGCTCATCAGCAAAGAGCACCTGGAGAAG GTGCGTAGCTTCGTCGCCCTCGCCAAATCAGAAGGCGCCACAATCCACTGCGGCGAGGGAGTCGACCAACTGGACCTCCCTGAGCGCAACAGGTCCGGCTACTTCATGCCCGCCACGGTCATCTCGGGCGTGGCCGACGGCTCCCGCGTCATGCAGGAGGAGATCTTCGGCCCCGTCACCTGCGTCAGCCCCTTCGACACCGAGGACGAAGCGGTCGCCAGGGGAAACGGCGTGCGTTACGGCCTGTCGGCCACCGTCTGGTCCCGGGACGTGGGCCGGGTTCACCGGGTGGCTCAGCGGCTGCAGGCCGGCGTGATCTGGACCAACTGCTGGCTGGTCAGAGATCTGAATCTGCCGTTTGGAGGACTGAAGAGCTCCGGCGTGGGGAGGGAGGGTGGGAAGGATTCCTATCACTTCTTCACGGAGGTGAAGAGCATCACCATCAAACACTGA